One genomic region from Quercus robur chromosome 4, dhQueRobu3.1, whole genome shotgun sequence encodes:
- the LOC126723099 gene encoding TMV resistance protein N-like, whose product MIGSIALVSAIYNLSLQLQSSRFANIFPMSSISTQKASPSSSSTPQWKYDVFLSFRGEDTRNSFTDHLYVALRQKGIITFRDEEKLEIRKSISPELLKAIEESRFAIVILSKNYATSTWCLDELVKIIECMKEMKTTVFPIFYDVDPSNVRKQTGSFAQAFSIHEECFKDYIENVNTWRAALREVANLKGWHLLDRSEAQLIQNIVGELWHKLSYPFLEDIEDLVGIKSRVKELESCLATGFNDVRIIGVWGMGGIGKTTLARVVFDMVSKKFEGCCFLRNVREVCEKDGLIPLQQLLIRKILNECMTIQDVEEGLFVIKNRLRHKRILLVLDDVNHLDQLKKLVGKGNWFGSGSRVIITTRDKHLLRLLKVDEIYEVKGLNDDEALHLLSLKAFTNDHPPKDYLELCKDVIQYTKGLPLAIEILGSFLFSRDIDQWKSTLNRLKEFPKSEILQVLKISFDGLDEVEKEIFLHIACFFNNRIKNDIVEILDYLGLYPDIGLGVLVDKSLVKMDETKLWMHDLLQEMGRNIVYQECPKEPGKRSKLWLLEDVDDVLTKNMDTEAIQGIVLKLSTPKEAHWNPESFSKMQHLKLLIINNVYLLHDPKHLPNSLRILDWDKYPSKYFPSSFQSKSFQRLKSIRISKPLKLIETPVFTEVPFLEKLVLEDCLNLSRVHPSIVVLKKLTFLSLKGCKNLTSLPNKFEMESLETLILSDCSKIKKIPEFGENMQRVLKLYLDGTAIKEIPSSIGLLKNLKVLSFDGCKGLSSFKSPSWYDLLPFYSMPKSPHPVGLSSLLGLCSLTELNLRDCNLREIPDDIGCLISLTEIDLSENSFVCLPDSIDHLCNLRKMMLENCKSLRSLPKLPLSIGAIGGYGCTSLETIPDLLKPNSICEVELFVTNCSKLTDNQGVIDMFFTMIRKHLQGLSLNCQVYHNSYNIVIPGSVIPKWFSHQSIGVEVNIKVETSSHLCDEWMGIAVCIVFSCVQDHWIDNCYDNDLTCRLIVNGEEMNDTIGPLSIVALSDHMWLFYWLPQYFIEEDIKLLKEFEENEFGQIGIKIEPRGRTTMVKKCGFRMVYKKDIEDLNQIVAQNNNTSIIPYEDLGVLHHNSVVEAEGNKAKQTHDDYDGAGPSELPHPQRNERFIEFMAYGESDCEEYLECSEELSDWQKSSESDLEG is encoded by the exons ATGATTGGGTCAATTGCTCTAGTGTCCGCTATTTATAACCTcagtctacaactacaaag TTCAAGATTTGCCAACATATTTCCAATGTCTTCCATTAGCACTCAAAAGGCCTCCCCTTCGTCATCTTCAACGCCACAGTGGAAATATGATGTCTTTCTTAGTTTTAGAGGTGAGGACACCCGCAATAGTTTTACAGACCATCTATATGTTGCTTTGAGACAAAAGGGCATAATCACCTTTAGAGATGAGGAAAAACTTGAGATAAGAAAATCTATTTCACCAGAGCTCTTGAAAGCAATAGAAGAATCAAGATTTGCGATTGTTATTCTCTCAAAAAACTATGCAACTTCAACATGGTGTTTAGATGAACTTGTAAAGATCATTGAATGCATGAAAGAGATGAAAACAACGGTATTTCCAATATTTTATGATGTGGATCCATCAAATGTACGAAAACAAACAGGCTCTTTTGCCCAAGCCTTTTCTATACATGAAGAATGTTTCAAGGACTATATAGAGAATGTGAATACATGGAGAGCTGCTTTAAGGGAAGTGGCAAATCTCAAAGGGTGGCACCTACTTGATAG GTCTGAGGCACAACTTATCCAAAATATTGTGGGAGAGTTATGGCATAAATTGAGTTATCCATTCTTGGAAGATATTGAAGACCTTGTAGGAATAAAATCTAGAGTGAAAGAATTGGAGTCATGTTTAGCTACAGGGTTTAATGATGTTCGCATTATAGGGGTTTGGGGGATGGGGGGAATAGGTAAAACAACTCTTGCTAGAGTTGTTTTTGATATGGTTTCGAAGAAGTTTGAAGGTTGTTGCTTTCTCCGTAATGTTAGGGAGGTTTGTGAAAAAGATGGTTTAATTCCATTGCAACAACTacttattagaaaaatattaaatgaatGTATGACAATACAAGATGTTGAGGAAGGACTTTTCGTGATCAAGAATAGATTACGTCATAAAAGAATTCTTCTCGTTCTTGATGATGTAAATCATTTAGACCAGTTGAAAAAGTTAGTTGGGAAGGGTAATTGGTTTGGTTCTGGTAGTAGAGTTATCATAACAACAAGGGATAAGCATTTACTTCGTCTACTTAAAGTAGATGAAATATACGAAGTTAAAGGATTGAATGATGATGAAGCTCTTCATCTTTTAAGTTTGAAAGCTTTTACTAATGACCATCCTCCCAAAGATTATCTAGAGCTGTGTAAGGATGTTATACAATATACTAAAGGTCTTCCTTTGGCTATTGAGATTTTGGGTTCCTTTTTGTTTAGTAGAGATATTGATCAATGGAAAAGTACATTAAATAGGCTTAAAGAATTTCCTAAAAGTGAAATTCTCCAAGTacttaaaataagttttgatggaCTAGATGAAGTAGAGAAGGAAATATTTCTAcatattgcatgtttctttaATAATCGGATAAAAAATGACATAGTAGAAATCCTAGATTATCTCGGCCTTTACCCTGATATTGGTTTAGGGGTTCTTGTAGATAAATCTCTTGTAAAAATGGATGAAACTAAGTTATGGATGCATGATTTACTACAAGAAATGGGTAGGAACATAGTTTATCAAGAGTGCCCTAAAGAGCCTGGAAAACGTAGCAAACTGTGGTTGCTTGAGGATGTTGATGATGTACTTACAAAAAATATG GACACAGAAGCAATTCAAGGCATTGTTCTAAAGTTGTCTACACCAAAAGAGGCACATTGGAATCCTGAATCATTCTCAAAGATGCAACATCTTAAATTACTCATAATCAATAATGTTTACCTTTTGCATGATCCCAAACATCTTCCTAATAGCTTAAGAATTCTTGACTGGGACAAGTACCCTTCAAAGTATTTTCCATCAAGTTTCCAATCAAAG tcatTTCAGAGGTTAAAATCGATCCGAATAAGCAAGCCTCTGAAACTTATTGAAACCCCTGTCTTCACCGAAGTCCCGTTCCTTGAGAAATTGGTTCTTGAAGATTGTTTAAATTTATCCAGGGTGCACCCATCCATTGTAGTTCTCAAAAAGCTAACTTTTCTTAGTCTAAAAGGCTGCAAAAACCTAACATCTCTTCCAAACAAGTTTGAAATGGAGTCTCTTGAAACTCTTATTCTTTCCGACtgctcaaaaattaaaaaaattccagaATTTGGAGAAAACATGCAACGTGTATTGAAGCTTTACTTGGATGGAACTGCTATAAAAGAGATTCCTTCTTCCATTGGTCTCTTAAAGAATCTTAAAGTGCTATCTTTCGATGGATGTAAGGGGTTATCATCATTTAAATCTCCATCTTGGTATGATCTCCTCCCTTTTTATTCAATGCCAAAAAGTCCACATCCTGTGGGATTGTCCTCTCtattgggtttgtgttctttgaCCGAATTGAATTTAAGAGACTGCAATCTCAGGGAAATCCCTGATGACATTGGTTGCTTAATCTCTTTAACAGAAATAGATTTAAGTGAAAATAGTTTTGTTTGTCTTCCTGACAGCATCGATCATCTATGTAATTTGAGAAAAATGATGTTGGAGAATTGTAAGAGTCTTCGATCATTGCCAAAGCTTCCATTAAGTATCGGAGCTATCGGGGGATATGGTTGTACCTCACTAGAAACAATACCAGATCTACTAAAACCTAATTCTATATGTGAGGTAGAGCTTTTTGTTACAAATTGCAGTAAACTGACTGACAATCAAGGTGTCATTGACATGTTTTTTACAATGATAAGAAAGCACcttcag GGACTCTCTCTTAATTGCCAAGTGTATCATAATAGTTATAACATTGTTATTCCTGGAAGTGTAATTCCGAAATGGTTTAGCCATCAAAGCATAGGGGTTGAAGTGAATATAAAAGTGGAAACTTCTTCTCATTTGTGTGATGAGTGGATGGGCATTGCTGTTTGCATTGTATTTTCATGTGTTCAAGATCACTGGATCGATAATTGCTATGACAATGACCTCACCTGTCGATTGATAGTCAATGGAGAAGAAATGAATGATACAATAGGCCCTTTAAGCATAGTTGCTTTATCAGATCATATGTGGCTATTTTATTGGCTTCCTCAATACTTCATCGAGGAGGACATAAAATTACTGaaggaatttgaagaaaatgaatttGGTCAGATTGGCATTAAAATTGAACCCCGTGGTCGAACAACGATGGTGAAGAAATGTGGGTTCCGTATGGTATACAAGAAAGACATAGAAGATCTCAACCAAATTGTGGCTCAGAATAACAACACCAGCATCATTCCTTACGAGGACTTGGGTGTTCTCCATCATAATTCAGTGGTGGAAGCAGAAGGtaacaaagcaaagcaaaccCATGACGATTATGATGGGGCTGGACCTAGTGAGCTACCACACCCACAAAGGAATGAAAGATTCATAGAATTTATGGCCTATGGTGAATCTGATTGTGAGGAGTACTTGGAATGCAGTGAGGAGCTCAGTGATTGGCAGAAATCTAGTGAAAGTGACTTGGAAGGTTGA
- the LOC126723101 gene encoding carotenoid cleavage dioxygenase 7, chloroplastic-like, whose product MLAKPTHHIVPPKFPSPINLPPLVSLKVPSLQAKTTPKTIPNAISINPTSTNHVSTLDDTLIDDSVCAFWDYQFLFVSQRSETTKPITLHVVDGSIPHDFPSGTYYLAGPGLFSDDHGSTVHPLDGHGYLRAFTFDGVDREVKFMAKYVKTQAQVEEHDPTTDTWQFTHRGPFSVLKGGHKVGNTKVMKNVANTSVVRWGERVLCLWEGGEPYEIQSGTLDTVGRFDLIDGEYSAVDGGKNSGDIWDVAAGLLKPILYGVFKMPPKRLLSHYKVDASMNRLITTSCNAEDMLLPRSSFTFYEYDSNFELMNKQEFNIPDHLMIHDWAFTDTHYILFANRIKLDVVGSMAAVCGISPMISALSVNPSKPTSPMYLLPRFPDKSGKARDWRVPVEAPSQFWLLHVGNAFEIKDVNGNSEIKIQAATCSYQWFNFQKVFGYNWQSDKLDPSIMNVNEGEHELLPRLVQVSIQLDADGNCQKCGVEPLINKWKRSTDFPVINPAFSGNKNKYIYAATSSGSRQTLPHFPFDTVVKLNVLNQSVHTWSVGRRRFIGEPIFIPKGDEEDDGYLLVVEYAVSIQRCNLVILDPKKMGEDDALIARLEVPKHLNFPLGFHGFWATDK is encoded by the exons aTGCTAGCCAAACCTACCCACCATATTGTTCCACCAAAATTCCCATCACCAATAAACCTACCTCCATTAGTATCGCTCAAAGTTCCATCATTACAAGCCAAAACAACCCCAAAAACAATACCAAATGCTATATCCATTAACCCCACTTCAACTAACCATGTTTCAACCTTAGACGATACGCTAATTGATGACTCTGTTTGTGCCTTTTGGGACTACCAATTCTTGTTTGTGTCACAACGCTCTGAAACAACCAAACCCATCACTCTTCACGTTGTGGATGGTTCGATACCACATGACTTTCCTTCTGGTACTTACTATTTGGCTGGACCAGGTCTATTCTCCGATGACCATGGCTCAACTGTGCACCCACTTGATGGTCATGGCTACCTTAGAGCCTTTACGTTTGATGGGGTCGATAGGGAGGTCAAGTTCATGGCTAAGTACGTGAAGACTCAAGCACAAGTGGAGGAACATGACCCCACGACTGACACGTGGCAGTTCACCCACAGGGGCCCATTTTCTGTGCTGAAAGGTGGACACAAAGTTGGTAACACCAAGGTGATGAAAAATGTGGCTAACACTAGCGTGGTGAGGTGGGGTGAGAGGGTGTTGTGTTTGTGGGAAGGTGGGGAGCCGTATGAGATTCAATCTGGGACGTTGGATACGGTTGGGAGGTTCGATCTGATCGACGGCGAGTATTCCGCGGTAGATGGTGGAAAGAATAGTGGTGATATATGGGACGTTGCCGCCGGCCTTTTGAAGCCTATTTTGTATG GAGTGTTCAAAATGCCTCCAAAGCGGCTGTTGTCTCATTATAAGGTTGATGCCAGCATGAATAGACTTATTACAACATCATGCAATGCAGAGGATATGCTACTGCCTCGCAGTTCTTTTACATTCTATG AATATGATTCAAATTTCGAGTTGATGAATAAGCAAGAGTTCAACATCCCCGATCACTTAATGATCCATGATTGGGCTTTTACAGATACTCATTACATATTATTCGCTAATCGAATCAAGCTTGATGTTGTTG GTTCAATGGCAGCAGTGTGTGGAATATCTCCAATGATATCAGCATTATCAGTGAACCCAAGTAAGCCCACATCTCCCATGTATTTGCTCCCTCGATTTCCAGATAAATCTGGTAAAGCTCGAGATTGGAGAGTGCCTGTTGAAGCTCCTTCACAGTTTTGGTTGCTACATGTTGGCAATGCTTTTGAGATTAAGGATGTCAATGGGAATTCAGAGATCAAAATACAGGCTGCCACTTGCTCATACCAATGGTTCAACTTTCAAAAAGTATTTG GATATAATTGGCAGAGTGATAAGCTAGACCCTTCCATTATGAATGTAAATGAAGGTGAACATGAGTTGCTGCCTCGTCTTGTTCAG GTGTCTATTCAATTAGATGCTGATGGTAACTGCCAAAAATGTGGTGTGGAGCCTTTGATTAATAAATGGAAAAGGTCAACAGATTTTCCTGTGATTAACCCAGCATTCTCcggaaacaaaaacaaatacatttATGCAGCAACTTCTTCTGGGTCTCGCCAAACATTGCCACATTTTCCATTTGATACCGTTGTGAAGCTCAATGTTTTAAATCAATCTGTCCATACATGGTCTGTTGGTCGTCGGAGATTTATTGGTGAGCCTATTTTTATTCCTAAAGGGGACGAAGAAGATGATGGATATCTTCTTGTGGTTGAG TATGCCGTTTCAATACAAAGGTGCAATCTTGTAATTCTGGATCCTAAGAAGATGGGAGAAGATGATGCACTTATTGCAAGACTTGAAGTCCCAAAGCACCTGAATTTTCCTCTTGGCTTTCATGGATTTTGGGCCACTGACAAgtaa